The genomic window ATTGGGAAACAAAAGCTGATTGACTTGCTCGAAACTCACTTGCCCAAATAGGCCAAAGTAGGGTTATCAGTAGCTCTCAGCAGCTAGCTTATGGTTCCTAGCCGTCATCCCTGAGATGGCTAGCCAAACAGAATTGATTTCAATCGCTGAGAGCGAAGTTATTATGCAATTTGCCAAGCGTCTGTCACCCCTTCAATCGAATGTGTTTGCTGATATGGATCAGGCGAAAGCTAGAGCCAGAGCAGCAGGCCGAGACTTGATTGACTTGTCGCTTGGCTCCTCTGATTTACCTGCGGCTGAGCATGTAGTCGAGGCGATCGCTCAATCCCTCTCAGATACCAGTACCCACGGTTATTTGCTGTTTCATGGCACTCAAGCTTTCCGCCAAGCCGCAGCTACCTGGTATCAACAAAAGTTTGGTGTGGCAGTTAACCCAGAAACCGAAGTTTTACCTCTAGTTGGCTCTCAAGAAGGCACAGCTCATTTACCTTTAGCAGTGCTCGATCCCGGAGATTTTGCGCTCCTATTAGATCCGGGTTATCCCTCTCATGCAGGAGGAGTTTATTTAGCTAGTGGGCAAATTTATCCCATGCCTCTGCTAGCTGAAAATAATTTCTTACCTATTTTTGCAGATATTCCCGCTCCAGTTTTGGCTCAGTCCCGCATGATGGTGTTGAGCTATCCTCACAACCCCACTGCTGCGATCGCGCCTCTATCCTTTTTTCAAGAAGCAGTCGCCTTCTGCCAGCAGCACAACCTGGTTTTAGTACATGACTTTCCTTACGCTGATTTAGTGTTTGATGGCACAGCTTTACCCTCTGTACTACAAGCTGACCCAAACAAGAGCGTATCTATCGAATTTTTTACCCTTTCCAAGTCCTACAACATGGGTGGATTTCGGATTGGATATGCGATCGGTAATGCCGAACTGATTCGAGCTTTGCGTCAGGTGAAAGCTGCTGTGGACTTCAACCAATACCGAGGCATCTTGAATGGGGCGATCGCCGCTCTCACAGGCCCTCAGGAAAGTATTCAAGTCACTTTAGAAACCTTTCGGCAGCGACGCGACGCTTTTGTGACGGCCCTCAATCGCATTGGTTGGCAAGTACCCATGCCTACCGCCACGATGTATGTATGGGCCAAATTACCTGAGCGTTGGAGCCAAAATTCGATGGAGTTTTGCACTCAAATGGTTGAGGCAACCGGAGTTGCCGCCTCTCCCGGTGCTGGCTTTGGCAAATCGGGTGAAGGTTACGTCCGCTTTGCTTTAGTTCATCAACCAGGCATTTTAGAAACCGCTGTTGAGCGAATCGCTCAATTCCTCAAGGCTTCCTGAAGCTTCACGCTTTTAGCCCTGTAAAACCGGTTACGTTGATTTGCTGAAAGCTGGGTTAACCGTCTCAAGCGATCGCCCAGCTTTTATACTTCCCTTACAATACTCTGTAAAAATCTATACTAGCTTTATGCCTTTTTCCGTACGTAATACTTACACTGTCGTTACGAACAGGAAATTTTTGTATTTTTAAGACTTTGCTAACGTTTATGAGCATTGATATCAGTACCTTATTCAACGAAAGCTTCTACTTAGCAACTTATACAGATGTCGCAGCCGCTGTTGCTCAGGGATTGTTTGCCAGTGGCTTAGACCATTTCAGGCAGTTCGGACAGCGGGAGCAACGCAATCCTAGCCCTCTATTCGACAACCAATCTTATTTACAAAAATATCCTGATGTTGCTGCGGCAGTAGTTCAAGGAATCTTTAGCAGCGGTTTGGACCACTTCTTACACTTTGGTCAGTTTGAGCAGCGCAATCCTGGTTCTCTGTTCGACAACAATTTCTATTTAGCAACTTATACGGATGTTGCAGCAGCCGTCACTCAAGGCACTTTCAGTAGCGGATTCGAGCATTTTCTACGCTATGGGCGGTTTGAAAAGCGTAATCCTAGTTCTCTGTTCAATGAAAGTTTTTATTTAGCTCATAACTCAGATGTTGCTGGAGCAGTTGCAACCGGAGCTTTTATCAGTGGATTTGACCACTTCTCCCACTATGGCCGATTAGAAGGGCGTGACAGTATCAATACGGCTCCTCTTGCCAATAGTGATGCTGTTGTGACTACTGCCAACACTGCTACCACTATCAATGTGCTAAGAAACGATAGTGATAAAAATCAAGATCTATTGTCTCTGACTGGGTTTAGCTCAGCCGCAAATGGCACCGTTATTAAGAACAGTGATGGCACGCTAACTTATACGCCGAGTGCCAATTTTAATGGAGTAGATACCTTCACTTACACGGTTGAAGATGGCTACGGTGGCAAGGCTACAGGCACAGTTGCCATTACTGTTAATCCTCCATCTTCAATTACACCGACTAACGGCTACTACAGTTATACGACCGGGAAATTTCCTACCCTAGGCGAATCTTCGGGTTTAGTTCGAGGAGCGGGAGATTTTTGGTGGACCCACAATGATTCGGGCGGTACGGCGGCTATCTATGCAGTAGACAACAGAGGCAAAGCTATCGGTCAAGTCAATATTACCGGAGCCACTAACGTTGACTGGGAGGAGATCACCGCTGGACCTGCTCCAAATG from Trichocoleus desertorum ATA4-8-CV12 includes these protein-coding regions:
- a CDS encoding LL-diaminopimelate aminotransferase, whose translation is MQFAKRLSPLQSNVFADMDQAKARARAAGRDLIDLSLGSSDLPAAEHVVEAIAQSLSDTSTHGYLLFHGTQAFRQAAATWYQQKFGVAVNPETEVLPLVGSQEGTAHLPLAVLDPGDFALLLDPGYPSHAGGVYLASGQIYPMPLLAENNFLPIFADIPAPVLAQSRMMVLSYPHNPTAAIAPLSFFQEAVAFCQQHNLVLVHDFPYADLVFDGTALPSVLQADPNKSVSIEFFTLSKSYNMGGFRIGYAIGNAELIRALRQVKAAVDFNQYRGILNGAIAALTGPQESIQVTLETFRQRRDAFVTALNRIGWQVPMPTATMYVWAKLPERWSQNSMEFCTQMVEATGVAASPGAGFGKSGEGYVRFALVHQPGILETAVERIAQFLKAS
- a CDS encoding cadherin-like domain-containing protein, yielding MSIDISTLFNESFYLATYTDVAAAVAQGLFASGLDHFRQFGQREQRNPSPLFDNQSYLQKYPDVAAAVVQGIFSSGLDHFLHFGQFEQRNPGSLFDNNFYLATYTDVAAAVTQGTFSSGFEHFLRYGRFEKRNPSSLFNESFYLAHNSDVAGAVATGAFISGFDHFSHYGRLEGRDSINTAPLANSDAVVTTANTATTINVLRNDSDKNQDLLSLTGFSSAANGTVIKNSDGTLTYTPSANFNGVDTFTYTVEDGYGGKATGTVAITVNPPSSITPTNGYYSYTTGKFPTLGESSGLVRGAGDFWWTHNDSGGTAAIYAVDNRGKAIGQVNITGATNVDWEEITAGPAPNGGRYLFIGDFGNNQNLSVGSRTNQRIYVVNEPSSSAQSVSLAATLAIAYPSGSFDSEAMIFDSDRQELLIITKDLFPTTGQSKIFSRSLDPTNSTLTLVGTFDVSQRTTLSDRLVTGAALSSDRTTFILRTYNTAFLWQRTPGESWSSLFGRQPNIEIPLPNETQGEAIAFGESNTEFYTTSEQTGLFSRYAYLPIYTGTANNDVIAGNATVNVIAGQAGSDRLTGGGGADIFLYKVPNHGGDTITDFASDDTFHISEAGFGGGLRAGIPLSTTTATTGVFINLVSPTSTLLGTSANFVYNTSTGVLSFDADGTGAGSAVAIATLTNKPTLTSNQFVITY